A genomic region of Verrucomicrobiia bacterium contains the following coding sequences:
- a CDS encoding type II toxin-antitoxin system HipA family toxin, whose translation MSIEVHIEWEGETKRVGLLRPAARGATVTFEYHPTWLSQPKAFAIDPTSLPLRAGPHHSPSLFGAIQDCGPDRWGRVLIERAVRRHVLDAKPYRDLDYVLALEDSTRIGALRFRTGSEGPFLATRSGRVPPVVQLAALLNATDAVHGETETAQDLRFLLGAGSPLGGARPKSVVALPDGQLAIAKFPKPDDTRDIAAGEVLALGLAREAGIRVPEHQLVRVRGRGVSVITRFDRIGPRRIPFLSAHSLLGLTPGEAGSYTLLADGIRQCGAAVREDLRELWRRLIFSLLASNYDDHLRNHGFLMHAAGHWSLSPAYDLNPVPEMDRSQTPKTPITEHQEEPSVAVALDAAPRFGLRAAEAREILRDVLTVIQQWRQTARRLRLSAGTISAYASAFENPSINEAASLIKA comes from the coding sequence ATGAGCATCGAGGTCCACATCGAATGGGAAGGTGAGACGAAGCGGGTGGGACTGCTGCGCCCGGCTGCCCGGGGCGCCACGGTCACCTTCGAGTACCATCCCACCTGGCTCAGCCAGCCGAAGGCCTTCGCCATCGATCCCACGAGCCTGCCTCTCCGGGCTGGCCCGCATCACAGCCCGAGCCTGTTCGGCGCCATCCAGGACTGCGGTCCGGATCGGTGGGGCCGGGTCCTGATCGAGCGGGCGGTCCGCCGACATGTCCTGGATGCCAAACCCTACCGGGATCTGGACTACGTCCTGGCCCTTGAGGACTCCACCCGCATCGGGGCCCTCCGCTTCCGGACTGGCTCGGAAGGGCCATTCCTCGCCACCCGTTCCGGCAGGGTGCCACCCGTGGTCCAACTGGCCGCTCTGCTCAACGCCACCGACGCCGTCCACGGGGAAACTGAAACCGCCCAGGACCTTCGCTTCCTGCTGGGTGCCGGCTCACCCTTGGGCGGGGCGCGCCCGAAGTCGGTGGTCGCGCTCCCGGACGGACAGCTCGCCATCGCCAAGTTCCCCAAGCCCGATGACACCCGGGACATCGCTGCCGGTGAGGTGCTGGCCCTCGGGCTGGCCCGGGAGGCGGGGATCCGCGTGCCGGAACATCAACTCGTCCGGGTGCGCGGCCGTGGTGTCTCCGTCATCACCCGCTTCGACCGGATCGGCCCGCGACGCATCCCGTTCCTTTCCGCTCACAGTCTCCTCGGACTCACTCCGGGCGAGGCCGGCTCCTACACCCTGCTCGCCGATGGCATCCGTCAGTGCGGTGCAGCCGTGCGGGAGGATCTGCGCGAACTCTGGCGTCGCCTCATCTTCTCGCTCCTCGCCAGCAACTACGACGACCACCTCCGGAACCATGGCTTCCTGATGCACGCGGCGGGCCACTGGTCGCTGTCGCCCGCCTACGACCTCAACCCGGTTCCGGAGATGGATCGCAGTCAGACCCCGAAGACTCCCATCACCGAACATCAGGAGGAACCGAGCGTCGCAGTCGCCCTGGACGCAGCCCCCCGCTTCGGTCTCCGGGCTGCGGAAGCGAGGGAGATTCTTCGGGACGTCCTGACCGTCATTCAGCAATGGCGCCAGACCGCCCGACGCCTCCGTCTTTCCGCTGGAACGATCTCCGCGTACGCCAGCGCCTTCGAGAATCCGTCGATCAACGAAGCCGCCTCCCTGATCAAGGCGTGA
- a CDS encoding helix-turn-helix domain-containing protein: MSEISSLPLPVTRALRQLGHDLALARRRRGISTADMAERLFISRRTLWRLEKGDPTVALGAFANATFVLQLHERLAQLAAPAQDTLAFELDEERLPKRIRRRKA, encoded by the coding sequence GTGTCCGAGATATCCTCCTTGCCCTTGCCCGTGACCCGTGCCCTGCGCCAGCTCGGGCACGACCTCGCCCTTGCCCGTCGGCGCCGGGGAATCTCCACGGCGGACATGGCCGAACGGCTCTTCATCAGCCGCCGCACGCTCTGGCGTCTGGAGAAGGGCGACCCGACGGTGGCGCTGGGTGCCTTCGCCAACGCCACCTTCGTGCTCCAGCTCCACGAGCGCCTCGCCCAACTCGCCGCCCCGGCCCAGGACACGCTCGCCTTCGAACTCGATGAGGAACGGCTGCCCAAACGGATCCGCCGAAGGAAGGCATGA
- a CDS encoding leucine-rich repeat protein, with product MRRGHLSLNSLIFGFDRCPCGPFAHCTGLTQITIPNSLTTIESYAFYSCTGLTYARFAGNAPATVGDGFFGPVLPTVLYLPGTSGWSDTFGGAPTALWLPALGRPWSLDIFGMHSSDCFTPTGYRPPAQGWRPTPTLGKDEIDALNPNGVAS from the coding sequence ATGCGGAGGGGACACCTATCGCTGAATTCGTTGATCTTCGGATTCGACAGGTGTCCCTGTGGCCCCTTCGCCCATTGCACGGGCCTGACCCAAATCACCATTCCCAACAGCCTCACCACCATTGAAAGCTATGCGTTCTACAGCTGCACGGGCCTGACCTACGCACGATTTGCCGGGAACGCACCGGCTACGGTCGGCGACGGCTTCTTCGGCCCCGTCTTGCCCACCGTCCTTTACCTGCCCGGCACCTCAGGCTGGTCCGATACGTTTGGCGGTGCTCCCACCGCCCTGTGGCTGCCGGCTCTCGGCCGGCCCTGGAGTTTGGACATTTTCGGCATGCACTCCTCCGACTGCTTTACCCCAACGGGGTATCGTCCCCCAGCCCAAGGTTGGCGCCCCACGCCTACCTTGGGTAAGGACGAAATTGATGCCCTCAACCCCAACGGGGTTGCGTCCTAG